A portion of the Microlunatus phosphovorus NM-1 genome contains these proteins:
- a CDS encoding glycoside hydrolase family 1 protein yields the protein MTQLRDDFIWGAATAAHQIEGGNTNSDFWVLEQGGSGRFAEPSGDACDSYHRYPDDIRLLAEAGLKAYRFSIEWARIEPAQGQFSRAQLLHYRAMIDECQRHGVLPIITLHHFTYPRWFTENGGLHRDDAVERFAAYVDYVSQILHDIDWVVTINEPNIAALFAGLYAAPSEGSEPVTVAMALADGPDAELVPILAAMHHAARDVLRAKTSAKIGWAPATQAFMPTEGNEAKWQEVFDAWEGVFFDATEGDDFIGIQSYTSQPVDANGPVPHPPHPDNTLTGWAYRPDALAINLRRVWDLKGLPLLVTENGIATDDDERRIAYVTGALSGLKGAVADGVEVLGYCYWSLLDNYEWGSYGPTFGLIAVDRGGDFDRTPKPSLAWLGTVAASNGALID from the coding sequence ATGACACAGCTCCGTGACGACTTCATCTGGGGTGCCGCCACGGCCGCCCACCAGATCGAGGGCGGCAACACCAACAGCGATTTCTGGGTCTTGGAGCAGGGTGGCAGCGGTCGGTTCGCCGAGCCCAGCGGTGACGCCTGCGATTCCTATCATCGCTACCCCGACGACATCCGGCTGCTGGCCGAGGCGGGTCTGAAGGCGTACCGGTTCAGCATCGAGTGGGCTCGGATCGAGCCGGCTCAGGGTCAGTTCAGCCGCGCTCAACTGCTGCACTACCGCGCCATGATCGACGAGTGCCAGCGCCACGGGGTGCTGCCGATCATCACGTTGCACCACTTCACCTATCCGCGTTGGTTCACCGAGAACGGTGGACTGCACCGCGACGACGCGGTCGAGCGCTTCGCGGCGTACGTGGACTATGTCAGCCAGATCCTGCACGACATCGACTGGGTCGTGACGATCAACGAGCCCAATATCGCCGCGCTGTTCGCCGGCTTGTATGCCGCGCCGTCGGAGGGCAGTGAGCCGGTCACGGTGGCGATGGCGTTGGCGGACGGACCGGATGCAGAGCTGGTCCCGATCCTGGCCGCCATGCATCATGCCGCCCGCGATGTGCTCCGGGCGAAGACGAGCGCCAAGATCGGTTGGGCGCCGGCCACGCAGGCGTTCATGCCGACCGAGGGCAACGAGGCCAAGTGGCAGGAGGTGTTCGACGCCTGGGAAGGAGTCTTCTTCGACGCCACGGAGGGCGACGATTTCATCGGCATCCAGAGCTATACCAGCCAGCCCGTCGATGCGAATGGCCCCGTCCCCCACCCGCCGCATCCGGACAACACCCTCACCGGCTGGGCCTACCGCCCCGATGCACTGGCGATCAACCTGCGTCGGGTCTGGGATTTGAAGGGCCTTCCGCTGCTGGTCACCGAGAACGGCATCGCGACCGATGACGACGAGCGCCGGATCGCGTACGTGACCGGGGCACTGTCCGGACTCAAGGGTGCCGTCGCCGATGGGGTCGAGGTGCTCGGCTATTGCTACTGGTCGCTGCTCGACAACTACGAGTGGGGCAGCTACGGACCGACGTTCGGGCTGATCGCGGTCGACCGCGGCGGCGACTTCGACCGTACGCCCAAGCCGAGTCTGGCCTGGTTGGGCACGGTTGCGGCAAGCAACGGAGCGCTCATCGACTGA
- a CDS encoding RNA polymerase sigma factor yields the protein MSVEDLDTRDDGRRALLTEMIADDPERLRRRSISLGVPRDEADDVAQTALLRAWRSIEHLHAPEPGQMCAWLDTIARNATIDLARQRSRRPASELDDDVASTESVAGEVEMRVILDNALRALQELPENLREPLLLSAVEQLSAPQIAERLAITPATARQRIARARKALATCRVSGMSDSDVSESAVRAGHAG from the coding sequence ATGAGCGTGGAGGACTTGGACACGCGAGACGACGGCCGCCGGGCGCTGCTGACGGAGATGATCGCCGACGATCCCGAGCGGCTGCGCAGGCGGAGCATCTCGTTGGGTGTTCCTCGGGACGAGGCGGATGACGTGGCGCAGACGGCCTTGCTGCGTGCGTGGCGGTCGATCGAGCATCTGCATGCGCCCGAACCCGGTCAGATGTGCGCGTGGCTGGATACCATCGCCCGCAATGCCACGATCGATCTGGCCCGCCAACGATCCCGCCGTCCAGCGAGTGAACTCGACGACGATGTGGCTTCAACGGAGAGCGTCGCGGGGGAGGTCGAGATGAGAGTCATCCTCGACAACGCCCTGCGCGCCTTGCAGGAGCTCCCCGAGAACCTCCGCGAACCGCTGCTGCTGAGCGCAGTCGAACAACTCTCGGCACCGCAGATCGCCGAACGGTTGGCGATCACTCCGGCTACCGCGCGGCAGCGGATCGCTCGCGCTCGCAAGGCGCTCGCCACCTGCCGCGTGTCGGGGATGTCGGACTCCGATGTGTCGGAATCGGCCGTAAGGGCCGGTCACGCTGGGTGA
- a CDS encoding YybH family protein, producing MATPVTSLDQLNLAFADRFNARDLDGLMALNVDDVVFVPAPGQPVQGEAAVRGALEQFLGLNLPISMVVRHVFQSGSTSLAIADWTITGTGPDGSEIALAGTTADVAAYDEEHGWRYVIDNPFGTA from the coding sequence ATGGCAACCCCTGTCACCTCTCTCGACCAGCTCAACCTGGCCTTCGCCGACCGTTTCAACGCTCGCGACCTCGACGGCCTGATGGCCCTCAATGTCGACGACGTGGTGTTCGTGCCGGCCCCTGGCCAGCCAGTCCAGGGCGAAGCCGCCGTCCGCGGCGCGCTCGAGCAGTTCCTCGGCCTGAACCTGCCGATCTCGATGGTCGTTCGGCACGTCTTCCAGAGCGGGAGCACCAGCCTCGCGATCGCCGATTGGACGATCACCGGAACCGGACCCGACGGCTCCGAGATCGCCCTCGCCGGCACCACGGCCGACGTGGCTGCCTACGACGAAGAGCACGGTTGGCGCTACGTCATCGACAACCCCTTCGGCACTGCCTGA
- a CDS encoding glycoside hydrolase family 3 protein → MRRPPFALDDEAIAWVESTLARLSQDEKIGQLFCNILGSFDRDAFVASLEVCKPGGLMYVPGDAEAEVEFSNLLRDVLNVPPLIAANLEKGGNGIVNGGVSFGSPTAVAATGDVAMAARLGDVCGAEGAAVGANWAFAPIIDIDYNFRNPITNLRTFGSDPERVRDMGVAYVEAVQAHGVAASIKHFPGDGRDELDQHLVTTVNDLSVEDWDATYGQAYRASIEAGAMTVMVAHIQQPDYSRKLRPGIKDEDILPASLAPELMGDLLRGELGFNGLTVTDASTMAGFTIPMARSKSVPGAIAAGADMFLFARNLEEDVAFMRAGVEDGTISPGRFDSAVARVLGLKAALGLHRATAPLSAQAAREVVGREQHQQWTAECADRSITLVKEQAGLLPLSPQTHQRILFIPLEDESSASYGVRVGACEEVRQLLVAEGFEATPYVAPTSFDAGPTTDVIDEYDAIVYVANISTQIAENTVRITWAQPMGANAPHFAASVPTIFISLENPYHLLDVPRVKTFINTYGSTPTILKSLVDKLTGRSAFTGVSPADPFCGRWDTRL, encoded by the coding sequence ATGCGGCGTCCGCCCTTCGCACTCGACGACGAGGCGATCGCGTGGGTCGAGTCGACCCTGGCGCGGCTCAGTCAAGACGAGAAGATCGGACAGCTCTTCTGCAACATCCTGGGGTCGTTCGACCGCGATGCGTTCGTCGCGTCGCTGGAGGTCTGCAAGCCCGGCGGTCTCATGTACGTGCCGGGTGACGCGGAGGCGGAGGTCGAGTTCTCGAACCTGCTCCGGGACGTTCTCAACGTGCCGCCGCTGATCGCGGCGAACCTCGAGAAGGGCGGCAACGGCATCGTCAACGGCGGTGTGAGCTTCGGATCTCCGACGGCGGTGGCGGCGACGGGCGACGTCGCGATGGCGGCTCGACTCGGTGACGTCTGCGGCGCCGAGGGCGCCGCCGTCGGGGCGAACTGGGCGTTCGCGCCGATCATCGACATCGACTACAACTTCCGCAACCCGATCACGAACCTGCGCACCTTCGGCTCCGATCCGGAGCGAGTGCGCGACATGGGTGTCGCCTACGTCGAGGCTGTGCAGGCGCACGGGGTCGCGGCATCCATCAAGCACTTCCCGGGCGACGGACGAGACGAACTCGACCAGCACCTCGTCACGACGGTCAACGACCTCTCGGTCGAGGACTGGGATGCGACCTACGGCCAGGCGTATCGCGCGTCGATCGAGGCGGGCGCGATGACTGTGATGGTGGCGCACATCCAACAGCCGGACTACTCCCGCAAGCTCCGCCCCGGCATCAAGGACGAAGACATTCTCCCCGCGAGCCTCGCACCCGAGCTCATGGGCGACCTGCTGCGCGGCGAGCTCGGGTTCAACGGGCTCACCGTGACCGACGCGTCGACGATGGCCGGGTTCACCATCCCCATGGCGCGCTCGAAGTCCGTCCCGGGTGCCATCGCCGCCGGTGCCGACATGTTCCTCTTCGCCCGCAACCTCGAGGAGGACGTGGCGTTCATGAGAGCAGGCGTGGAAGACGGCACGATCTCGCCGGGACGGTTCGACAGCGCCGTCGCCCGCGTGCTCGGGCTCAAGGCGGCGCTCGGGCTGCACCGAGCCACCGCGCCCCTGTCGGCACAGGCAGCACGCGAGGTAGTCGGTCGCGAGCAGCACCAGCAGTGGACGGCCGAGTGCGCGGACCGGTCGATCACGCTCGTCAAGGAGCAGGCGGGCCTGCTGCCGCTGTCTCCGCAGACGCACCAGCGCATCCTCTTCATTCCTCTTGAGGACGAGTCCAGCGCGTCGTACGGCGTGCGCGTCGGCGCGTGCGAGGAGGTGCGTCAGCTGCTCGTCGCCGAGGGGTTCGAGGCGACGCCGTACGTCGCACCGACCTCGTTCGACGCCGGGCCGACGACCGACGTCATCGACGAGTACGACGCGATCGTCTATGTTGCGAACATCTCGACGCAGATCGCCGAGAACACCGTGCGCATCACGTGGGCGCAGCCGATGGGCGCGAACGCGCCGCACTTCGCAGCATCGGTCCCCACGATCTTCATCTCGCTGGAGAACCCGTACCACCTGCTCGATGTGCCACGTGTCAAGACGTTCATCAACACGTACGGCAGCACGCCGACGATCCTGAAGTCACTGGTCGACAAGCTCACGGGGCGCTCCGCGTTCACGGGTGTGAGCCCGGCCGACCCATTCTGCGGGCGCTGGGACACGCGGCTCTAA
- a CDS encoding hemerythrin domain-containing protein, producing MTNLTNPTPGQLTDVHDMVVVHRAFRRELALAPRLVREVAPGDVARAAVIAKHIRLALTGLHLHHTGEDLLLWPKLLDRAAPSADLIHRMEEQHHRVEDVVERLPDALDRWEAEARQATGAELAATIEELREALVEHLDDEELHILPLAARHLTPTEWAALGQHGTSEMDKADLPILFGMVLEDATPQERVMMLGSLPIPVQLLLRTVGAWQYRRYVRRVRGA from the coding sequence ATGACGAATCTCACGAATCCAACTCCCGGCCAGCTGACCGACGTGCACGACATGGTGGTCGTGCATCGTGCCTTCCGACGCGAGCTCGCCCTGGCGCCCCGCCTCGTACGCGAGGTCGCGCCCGGCGATGTCGCCCGCGCTGCGGTGATCGCCAAGCACATCCGGCTCGCCCTGACCGGGCTGCATCTGCATCACACCGGTGAGGACCTGCTGTTGTGGCCGAAGCTGCTCGATCGAGCAGCGCCGTCGGCCGACCTCATCCACCGGATGGAGGAGCAGCACCACCGGGTCGAGGACGTCGTGGAGCGGCTCCCTGATGCTCTCGACCGGTGGGAGGCCGAGGCCCGTCAAGCCACCGGCGCGGAGCTCGCGGCCACCATCGAGGAGCTGCGGGAGGCGCTGGTCGAGCACCTCGACGACGAGGAACTCCACATCCTGCCGCTGGCCGCCCGGCACCTGACGCCGACCGAGTGGGCTGCGCTCGGCCAGCACGGGACGAGCGAGATGGACAAGGCCGACCTGCCGATCCTGTTCGGCATGGTTCTCGAGGACGCGACACCCCAGGAGCGAGTGATGATGCTCGGCAGCCTGCCGATACCCGTCCAACTGCTGCTGCGGACCGTCGGTGCCTGGCAGTACCGCCGGTACGTACGGCGCGTCCGCGGCGCCTGA
- a CDS encoding cyclase family protein, whose translation MSEKRVCFDFEVEFSNGGGIQGQGFRLDIEGEDIDDDALAAYIIRDLRLLMVGTVRILNKRVIEEPHKRTPSVARASSESNPRPTVIDLSHTIEAGMITYPGLPGPVICDHLSREASRQSYETGTEFQIGRIEMVANTGTYIDVPFHRYADGHDLSEVSLERVTNLPGVVVNVVGTQERAIDWHHFVPVDCQGRAVLIHTGWDRHWGTGAYFHGHPFLTERAARYLRDHCAALVGIDSLNIDDTDGGARPAHTELLAAGIPIVEHLTNLAAVPVEGFRFHAAPPKVARLGTFPVRAHAIIE comes from the coding sequence GTGAGTGAGAAACGGGTCTGCTTCGACTTCGAGGTCGAGTTCTCCAACGGCGGCGGCATCCAGGGGCAAGGCTTTCGGCTCGATATCGAAGGCGAGGACATCGACGACGACGCACTCGCGGCATACATCATCCGCGACCTGCGTCTGCTGATGGTCGGCACGGTGCGCATCCTCAACAAACGCGTCATCGAAGAGCCGCACAAACGTACGCCGTCTGTCGCACGAGCATCTTCCGAGAGCAACCCTCGACCAACCGTGATCGACCTGAGCCACACGATCGAGGCCGGCATGATCACCTATCCGGGACTGCCGGGACCGGTCATCTGCGACCACCTGTCCCGCGAGGCTTCACGGCAGAGCTATGAGACTGGCACGGAGTTCCAGATCGGCCGGATCGAGATGGTCGCCAACACCGGCACCTACATCGACGTACCGTTTCATCGCTACGCCGATGGACACGACCTGTCCGAGGTCAGCCTCGAGAGAGTGACGAATCTGCCCGGAGTCGTGGTCAACGTCGTGGGGACGCAGGAGCGTGCGATCGACTGGCATCACTTCGTCCCCGTCGATTGCCAGGGTCGTGCCGTGCTCATCCACACCGGCTGGGATCGACACTGGGGCACAGGGGCCTACTTCCACGGCCACCCGTTTCTCACGGAACGTGCCGCCCGCTATCTGCGCGATCACTGCGCCGCGCTCGTCGGCATCGATTCCCTCAACATCGACGACACCGACGGCGGGGCACGCCCTGCGCACACCGAACTGCTCGCCGCAGGCATCCCGATCGTCGAGCACCTGACCAATCTCGCCGCCGTGCCGGTCGAGGGATTCCGATTCCACGCCGCACCACCGAAGGTCGCCCGGCTGGGCACCTTTCCTGTGCGAGCACACGCCATCATCGAGTGA
- a CDS encoding PadR family transcriptional regulator yields MARTRRPSPQTIAVLLDLAERGDEWSHGYDLCGRLDIAAGTLYPILMRLNERGLLEAMWESDPPRGRPARHLYRLSPEGAVIARETEASGAPQTAREVTPSSRVGAAGWAIA; encoded by the coding sequence ATGGCCCGAACCAGACGACCCTCACCGCAGACCATCGCGGTGTTGCTTGACCTGGCAGAGCGCGGGGACGAGTGGTCCCACGGTTACGATCTGTGCGGGCGGCTGGACATTGCGGCCGGCACGCTCTACCCGATCCTGATGCGCCTGAACGAGCGTGGGCTGCTCGAAGCGATGTGGGAGAGCGACCCTCCGCGCGGGAGGCCGGCTCGCCATCTGTATCGGCTCTCACCTGAAGGTGCGGTCATCGCTCGCGAAACCGAAGCGAGCGGCGCACCTCAGACAGCGCGTGAGGTCACTCCCTCGTCTCGGGTGGGTGCAGCTGGGTGGGCGATCGCATGA
- a CDS encoding molybdopterin-dependent oxidoreductase gives MPGSAAARPTWWPHFTSTVRSTALTARLGRALGIAFGICFLTGLLSYTQYLSTSWLPKPAVPAWGYRLTQGIHVTTGLASIPLVLIKLWSVYPTTFRWPPFRSVKRVLEIASAVVLIAAVSVQLVTGLLNLLDWYPFGWDFVVVHYALAYVVIGSLLIHIAIKLPDIRYGLGTKLAEGDVLSEVPWDENPDSHSNAGPLPPPVTPGISRRGVLVAAGTGIGLIVITTVGQSIRPLEPLGLLAIRQPSKGWQGVPVSETAAEAGVVEAAQDPAWQLEIVGPNPYVLGLADLDALATAEAHLPVAANKGWSVAADWRGIPLPELVERAGGGPGSRVLVRSLDRTGIKSSQIWGSQLAQALLATHLNGERLALDHGYPLRLIAPNRAELFCTKWLTRIEVLS, from the coding sequence GTGCCCGGATCTGCTGCGGCACGCCCAACGTGGTGGCCGCACTTCACCAGCACCGTCCGATCGACGGCGCTGACCGCCCGGCTGGGCCGCGCCCTCGGGATCGCGTTCGGGATCTGCTTCCTCACCGGTCTGCTCAGCTACACCCAGTATCTGAGCACGTCCTGGCTACCCAAACCGGCCGTCCCGGCCTGGGGCTACCGGCTCACCCAAGGCATCCACGTCACGACCGGCCTGGCCAGCATTCCGCTGGTGCTGATCAAGCTCTGGTCGGTCTATCCGACCACCTTCCGTTGGCCACCGTTCCGCTCGGTCAAGCGGGTGCTGGAGATCGCCAGTGCGGTGGTCCTGATCGCCGCCGTCAGTGTGCAGCTGGTGACCGGGCTCCTCAATCTGCTCGACTGGTATCCGTTCGGCTGGGACTTCGTCGTCGTCCACTACGCGCTGGCGTACGTGGTGATCGGCTCGCTGCTGATCCACATCGCGATCAAGCTGCCCGACATCCGCTACGGCCTGGGCACCAAGCTCGCCGAGGGTGACGTGCTGTCGGAGGTGCCGTGGGACGAGAACCCGGACTCGCACAGCAATGCCGGTCCGTTGCCGCCTCCGGTCACACCGGGCATCTCCCGGCGCGGTGTGCTGGTCGCCGCGGGCACCGGCATCGGGCTGATCGTGATCACCACCGTCGGGCAGAGCATCCGACCACTCGAGCCGCTCGGCCTGCTGGCGATCCGCCAACCCAGCAAGGGCTGGCAGGGCGTACCGGTGAGCGAGACCGCCGCCGAGGCCGGCGTCGTCGAGGCCGCCCAGGATCCGGCCTGGCAACTCGAGATCGTCGGGCCGAACCCGTACGTGCTCGGGCTCGCCGATCTCGATGCGCTGGCCACCGCGGAGGCGCACCTGCCGGTCGCGGCCAACAAGGGCTGGAGCGTCGCCGCCGACTGGCGCGGGATCCCGCTGCCCGAGCTGGTCGAGCGGGCCGGCGGCGGTCCGGGATCGCGCGTGCTGGTCCGGTCATTGGATCGGACCGGCATCAAGTCCTCCCAGATCTGGGGTTCGCAGCTCGCGCAGGCGCTGCTGGCCACCCACCTGAACGGGGAGCGGCTCGCTCTCGATCACGGCTATCCGCTCCGGTTGATCGCCCCCAACCGGGCGGAGCTGTTCTGCACCAAGTGGCTGACCCGGATCGAGGTGCTGTCGTGA